In one Chlamydia sp. BM-2023 genomic region, the following are encoded:
- the tyrS gene encoding tyrosine--tRNA ligase — MQGFITHLKERGILEDFSAGLDALTGPVSAYLGFDPTAPSLHIGHWIGICFLRRMAKFGLTPVALVGSATGMIGDPSGKSVERTLLERNEVANNSQKLATCLSQYLPGVQIVNNLDWFQDTTVIDFLRDVGKHFRLGTMLSKDIVKQRVQSEEGISYTEFSYILLQSYDFAHLFEKHQVSLQCGGSDQWGNITSGIEYIRRRGLGQAYGLTYPLLTNSQGKKIGKTEFGTVWLDPNLTSPYELYQYFLRLPDTEVPKIARTLTLLSNEEIFELDRQFSEDPIAVKKFVTENIVASIHGEDGLKEAQVVTQSMHPGKISSMSLEDFQDLITMGQGVSLEKSQAMGKRWLDILVEIGFCNSKGEARRLIEQKGLYINNTPVVDEQSVLEEAQVCYDQYILLAQGKKKKLVLHLL, encoded by the coding sequence ATGCAAGGCTTCATAACTCATTTAAAAGAGCGGGGAATTCTCGAGGATTTTTCTGCCGGATTGGATGCTTTAACTGGACCTGTATCAGCTTACCTCGGGTTTGACCCTACCGCTCCCTCTTTACATATCGGACATTGGATAGGGATATGCTTTCTACGTAGAATGGCTAAATTTGGTCTCACTCCTGTAGCCTTGGTAGGCTCTGCAACAGGGATGATCGGTGATCCCTCAGGGAAAAGCGTAGAGCGTACTCTGCTAGAACGTAATGAAGTGGCGAATAATAGCCAGAAGCTTGCCACGTGCCTCTCTCAGTACCTGCCCGGGGTGCAAATAGTTAATAATCTAGACTGGTTTCAAGATACCACCGTCATCGATTTTCTCAGAGACGTTGGGAAACATTTTAGACTAGGGACTATGTTATCCAAGGATATTGTTAAGCAGCGCGTCCAATCTGAAGAAGGGATTAGCTACACAGAATTTAGCTACATACTTCTACAGTCCTACGATTTTGCCCACTTATTTGAAAAGCATCAGGTAAGTCTACAGTGTGGGGGAAGCGATCAATGGGGAAATATCACCTCAGGAATTGAATATATCCGTCGTCGAGGATTAGGACAGGCTTATGGTTTAACCTACCCACTACTAACAAATAGTCAGGGAAAGAAAATCGGAAAGACGGAATTCGGGACAGTCTGGTTAGATCCCAACCTTACCTCTCCCTATGAGTTGTATCAATATTTTCTGAGATTACCAGATACAGAGGTGCCAAAAATAGCACGTACTCTGACTTTGCTGAGTAATGAAGAAATTTTCGAGCTAGACCGGCAATTTTCTGAGGATCCAATAGCTGTAAAGAAGTTCGTGACTGAGAACATAGTAGCCTCTATACATGGAGAAGATGGCCTAAAGGAAGCTCAGGTAGTTACCCAAAGCATGCATCCCGGGAAGATATCTTCGATGTCTCTGGAAGATTTTCAAGATCTTATTACTATGGGACAGGGCGTCTCTCTAGAAAAATCTCAAGCTATGGGTAAACGATGGCTGGACATCTTGGTTGAAATAGGATTTTGTAATTCTAAAGGAGAAGCAAGAAGATTGATCGAGCAGAAAGGATTATATATTAACAATACCCCTGTAGTCGATGAGCAGAGTGTTCTCGAAGAAGCTCAAGTTTGTTATGATCAATATATTTTACTAGCACAGGGAAAAAAGAAAAAATTAGTGTTGCATCTACTTTAA